The following coding sequences are from one Mesorhizobium onobrychidis window:
- a CDS encoding ring-cleaving dioxygenase: MGLQLTGIHHLTAITANAPGNLRFYTGTLGLRLVKKTVNQDDTSAYHLFYADAEATPGTDLTFFDWPVGRERRGTNSIVRTSLRVASPESLAWWKERLAGKTVATGEIGDVGGYPSLDFEDPEGQRLRLVSDGGKGDSHPWAQSPVPVEHQIRGLGPIVISVPDITNTETVLTRVMNMHKARDYASPDGQGQVHVFEMGAGGPAAELHVAVQPGLAPARQGAGAVHHVAFRAPDQETLHQWTARLAEFRLPSSGEVERYYFRSLYFREPNGILFEIATDGPGFTADEPLETLGERLALPPFLEPNRAAIEAGLKPLA, encoded by the coding sequence ATGGGCCTGCAACTGACGGGAATTCACCATCTAACCGCTATCACCGCGAATGCGCCGGGAAACCTTCGTTTCTACACCGGTACTTTGGGGCTGCGGCTGGTCAAGAAGACGGTCAATCAGGACGACACGTCAGCCTATCACCTTTTCTATGCCGACGCCGAGGCGACGCCTGGCACCGATCTTACCTTCTTCGATTGGCCGGTCGGACGCGAACGGCGCGGCACCAACAGCATCGTGCGGACCAGCCTGAGGGTCGCCAGCCCCGAAAGCCTTGCCTGGTGGAAGGAGCGCCTGGCCGGCAAGACCGTCGCAACGGGAGAGATCGGCGATGTTGGCGGCTACCCGTCGCTGGATTTCGAAGACCCAGAAGGCCAGCGCCTGCGTCTCGTCAGCGATGGCGGCAAGGGCGACAGTCATCCCTGGGCTCAAAGCCCGGTCCCAGTCGAGCACCAGATACGCGGGCTCGGGCCTATCGTCATCAGCGTTCCCGACATCACCAACACTGAAACCGTGCTGACCAGAGTGATGAACATGCACAAGGCGCGGGACTATGCCTCGCCGGATGGTCAGGGCCAGGTCCATGTCTTCGAAATGGGAGCAGGCGGGCCGGCGGCGGAGCTTCATGTCGCGGTGCAGCCGGGCCTTGCGCCGGCAAGGCAGGGCGCCGGTGCGGTCCACCATGTGGCATTCAGGGCGCCGGATCAGGAGACCTTGCACCAATGGACCGCGCGGCTGGCCGAGTTTCGTCTGCCGTCAAGCGGCGAGGTCGAGCGATACTACTTCCGCTCGCTCTATTTCCGTGAGCCGAACGGCATATTGTTCGAGATTGCCACCGACGGCCCAGGGTTCACGGCCGACGAGCCGCTGGAGACGCTGGGCGAAAGGCTGGCCTTGCCACCATTCCTGGAACCGAACCGGGCGGCGATCGAGGCCGGCCTCAAGCCGCTGGCATAG
- a CDS encoding SGNH/GDSL hydrolase family protein, with amino-acid sequence MQRFLALLTWLAFPVYVWQGLGVRRRTTRMLPAQGPVMHEISGQAPAVSLLMLGDSSAVSVGIGNSEYGLAAQLAELISKRTGRAVRWRAAGFNSATSGQIRDHVLPNLSADPWTHIVLAIGTNDTKNFHSVPRFKSDFGGLLYALRAKWPEARVVWSPVLEFTRAPAMPPLLGKILEIRAAEMNRMGERLCLERGAVPAPRLPITDAEAGFASDGFHASEAGYRAWAEHLVGLVLANEPRLA; translated from the coding sequence ATGCAGCGCTTTCTTGCCCTCCTCACCTGGCTCGCCTTTCCGGTCTATGTCTGGCAGGGGCTCGGCGTGCGCCGCCGCACCACCCGCATGCTGCCGGCGCAAGGTCCGGTCATGCACGAGATATCAGGCCAGGCTCCGGCGGTCTCGCTTCTGATGCTTGGCGATTCTTCCGCGGTCTCGGTCGGCATCGGCAATTCCGAGTACGGGCTGGCCGCGCAACTGGCCGAGCTAATCTCGAAACGCACTGGCCGTGCGGTGCGCTGGCGGGCAGCCGGCTTCAACTCGGCGACCTCGGGCCAGATCCGCGACCACGTGCTGCCCAACCTGTCGGCCGATCCCTGGACGCATATCGTGCTTGCCATCGGCACCAACGACACCAAGAACTTCCACTCGGTGCCACGCTTCAAGAGCGATTTTGGCGGCCTGCTCTACGCGTTGCGCGCTAAATGGCCGGAGGCGCGCGTGGTGTGGTCGCCGGTGCTGGAATTCACCCGGGCACCGGCAATGCCGCCGCTGCTCGGAAAAATCCTGGAGATCCGCGCCGCCGAGATGAACCGGATGGGCGAGCGCCTCTGCCTCGAACGCGGCGCGGTGCCGGCGCCGCGCCTGCCGATCACCGATGCCGAAGCCGGTTTTGCCTCCGACGGATTTCATGCCTCGGAAGCCGGCTACCGGGCCTGGGCGGAACATCTCGTCGGCCTGGTGCTGGCCAATGAACCACGCCTCGCATAG
- the tkt gene encoding transketolase, whose product MTSREQHDRMANAIRFLSMDAVEKAQSGHPGLPMGCADIATVLFTRFLKYDAKNPHWPDRDRFILSAGHGSMLLYSLLYLTGYEDITLDQIKHFRQVGSRTAGHPEYGHAAGIETTTGPLGQGLANSVGFALGERIMNAAFGNDLVGHYTYVLAGDGCLMEGVSQEAIALAGHLKLNKLIVFWDNNNISIDGPVSLADNTDQVARFQASGWNASHIDGQDPEAIAYAIEAARHSDKPTMIACKTTIGFGAPTKAGTNKAHGSPLGVDEIAGARKFFGWDYPPFEVPADILDAWRDAGKTGVKARTDWEGRLANADAQLRSEFERRISGTLPANFDAVITDYKKKLSTDKPKVATRKSSEMALEIINGAVPETIGGSADLTGSNNTKTSQTKNITADDYGQRYVHYGVREHGMAAALNGLTLHGGIIAYGGTFMCFSDYARPSMRLASLMGIRSIFVMTHDSIGLGEDGPTHQPVEHLAALRAIPNHNVFRPADAVETAECWQLAIEQEKTPSTLALTRQNLPAVRNDFVAENLSRQGAYELAAASGDAAVTIFASGSEVEIALAAREALEKHGHPTRVVSVPCFELFDKQSADYRNKTIGNAPIKIAIEAGIRQGWDHFIGTDGIFIGMTGFGASGTIEQLYPHFGITAEATVKAAEARLHGE is encoded by the coding sequence ATGACCTCGCGTGAACAACATGACCGGATGGCCAATGCGATCCGTTTTCTTTCCATGGACGCCGTCGAGAAGGCCCAGTCCGGCCACCCCGGCCTGCCCATGGGCTGCGCCGACATCGCTACGGTGCTGTTCACGCGTTTCCTGAAATACGATGCGAAGAACCCGCATTGGCCCGATCGCGACCGTTTCATCCTGTCGGCCGGCCACGGTTCGATGCTGCTTTATTCGCTGCTTTATCTGACCGGCTACGAGGACATCACTCTCGACCAGATCAAGCATTTTCGCCAAGTGGGGTCGAGGACGGCAGGCCATCCCGAATATGGCCATGCCGCCGGCATCGAGACGACAACCGGCCCGCTCGGCCAGGGCCTTGCCAACTCGGTCGGCTTCGCACTCGGCGAGCGCATCATGAATGCCGCCTTCGGCAACGACCTCGTCGGCCATTACACCTATGTACTGGCCGGTGACGGCTGCCTGATGGAGGGCGTCTCGCAGGAGGCCATCGCACTTGCCGGACATCTCAAGTTGAACAAGCTGATCGTCTTTTGGGACAACAACAACATCTCGATCGACGGCCCGGTGTCGCTGGCCGACAACACCGATCAGGTCGCTCGCTTCCAGGCGTCCGGCTGGAACGCCAGCCACATCGACGGCCAGGATCCGGAAGCGATCGCCTATGCCATCGAGGCTGCCCGCCATTCCGACAAACCGACGATGATCGCCTGCAAGACGACGATCGGCTTCGGCGCGCCGACCAAGGCCGGCACCAACAAGGCACACGGTTCGCCGCTCGGCGTGGATGAAATCGCCGGCGCCAGGAAGTTCTTCGGTTGGGACTATCCGCCCTTCGAGGTTCCTGCCGATATTCTCGATGCCTGGCGCGACGCCGGCAAGACGGGCGTCAAGGCACGCACCGACTGGGAAGGCCGCCTTGCCAACGCCGACGCCCAATTGCGCAGCGAATTCGAGCGTCGCATCAGTGGCACGCTGCCGGCGAATTTCGACGCCGTCATCACCGACTACAAGAAGAAGCTCAGCACGGACAAGCCGAAGGTCGCCACCCGCAAATCGTCGGAAATGGCGCTCGAAATCATCAACGGCGCGGTGCCGGAGACCATCGGCGGCTCAGCCGACCTGACCGGCTCCAACAACACCAAGACCAGCCAGACCAAGAACATCACTGCCGACGACTATGGCCAGCGCTACGTTCACTACGGCGTCCGCGAGCACGGCATGGCGGCCGCGCTCAACGGACTGACGCTGCATGGCGGCATCATCGCCTATGGCGGCACCTTCATGTGCTTTTCCGACTACGCCCGTCCGTCGATGCGGCTCGCCTCGCTGATGGGCATCCGCTCGATCTTCGTCATGACCCATGATTCCATCGGTCTCGGCGAAGACGGCCCGACCCATCAGCCGGTCGAGCATCTGGCCGCACTGCGCGCCATTCCGAACCACAATGTCTTCCGCCCGGCGGACGCGGTCGAGACCGCCGAATGCTGGCAACTGGCCATCGAACAGGAAAAGACGCCTTCGACGCTGGCGCTGACCCGGCAGAACCTGCCGGCGGTGCGCAACGACTTCGTTGCGGAAAACCTCAGCCGCCAGGGCGCCTATGAGCTGGCCGCCGCCAGTGGCGATGCGGCGGTGACGATCTTCGCTTCGGGCTCCGAGGTCGAGATCGCGCTGGCTGCGCGCGAGGCACTGGAGAAGCACGGCCATCCGACCCGCGTCGTCTCGGTGCCGTGCTTCGAATTGTTCGACAAGCAGAGCGCCGATTATCGCAACAAGACGATCGGCAACGCACCGATCAAGATTGCCATCGAAGCCGGCATCCGCCAGGGCTGGGATCATTTCATCGGCACCGACGGCATCTTCATCGGCATGACCGGCTTCGGCGCCTCTGGCACGATCGAACAGCTCTATCCGCATTTCGGCATCACCGCGGAAGCGACGGTGAAGGCGGCGGAAGCCCGCCTGCACGGCGAGTAA
- a CDS encoding phosphoglycerate kinase has translation MAGFKTLDDIGNIDGKRVLVRVDLNVPVADGKVTDATRIERIAPTIAELSGKGAKVILLAHFGRPKDGPSPEFSLEPIAKATAEVLSRPVGFAADCIGDKAASAVAAMGNGDVLLLENTRFYKSEEKNDPDFTEKLAANGDIFVNDAFSAAHRAHSSTEGLAHLLPAFAGRTMQAELDALEKGLGNPARPVVAIVGGAKVSSKIDLLMNLVKKVDALVIGGGMANTFLAARGTDVGKSLCEHDLAKTAKQIMIEAAEAGCAVILPIDGVVAREFKAGAASETVAISEMPADAMILDVGEKTVKTVADWIDRAATLVWNGPLGAFEIEPFDRATVAAARHAAARTKAGKLVSVAGGGDTVAALNHAGVADDFTYVSTAGGAFLEWMEGKPLPGVDVLKR, from the coding sequence ATGGCCGGCTTCAAGACACTGGACGACATCGGCAACATCGACGGCAAGCGCGTGCTGGTGCGCGTCGACCTCAACGTTCCCGTCGCCGACGGCAAGGTCACCGACGCCACCCGCATCGAGCGCATCGCGCCGACCATCGCCGAGCTTTCCGGCAAGGGCGCCAAGGTCATCCTGCTTGCCCATTTCGGCCGGCCCAAGGATGGACCGTCGCCCGAATTCTCGCTTGAGCCGATCGCCAAGGCGACCGCGGAGGTGCTCAGCCGCCCTGTCGGCTTCGCGGCCGATTGCATCGGCGACAAGGCCGCGAGCGCCGTCGCCGCGATGGGCAACGGCGACGTGCTGCTGCTCGAAAACACCCGCTTCTACAAGAGCGAGGAGAAGAACGACCCGGACTTCACCGAAAAGCTCGCCGCCAATGGCGACATCTTCGTCAACGACGCCTTTTCCGCCGCCCACCGTGCCCATTCGTCGACGGAAGGGCTTGCGCACCTGCTGCCGGCTTTCGCCGGCCGTACCATGCAGGCCGAACTTGACGCGCTGGAAAAGGGCCTCGGCAATCCCGCGCGCCCTGTCGTCGCCATCGTCGGCGGCGCCAAGGTCTCGAGCAAGATCGACCTGCTGATGAATCTGGTGAAGAAGGTCGACGCGCTGGTCATCGGCGGCGGCATGGCCAACACCTTCCTGGCCGCGCGCGGCACCGATGTCGGAAAATCACTGTGCGAGCACGACCTCGCCAAGACCGCCAAGCAGATCATGATCGAGGCGGCCGAAGCCGGCTGCGCCGTCATCCTGCCGATCGACGGTGTCGTCGCCAGGGAATTCAAGGCGGGCGCCGCCAGCGAAACCGTCGCCATATCAGAGATGCCGGCCGACGCCATGATCCTCGATGTCGGCGAAAAGACGGTGAAGACCGTTGCCGACTGGATCGACCGCGCCGCGACCCTGGTCTGGAACGGTCCGCTCGGCGCCTTCGAGATCGAGCCGTTCGACCGGGCGACGGTGGCGGCAGCCAGGCACGCCGCGGCCCGCACCAAGGCCGGCAAACTGGTCTCGGTGGCTGGCGGCGGTGACACGGTTGCAGCACTCAACCATGCCGGCGTCGCCGACGATTTCACCTACGTCTCGACCGCCGGCGGCGCCTTTCTGGAATGGATGGAGGGCAAGCCGCTGCCCGGTGTCGATGTGCTGAAGCGCTGA
- a CDS encoding helix-turn-helix transcriptional regulator, translating to MRRADRLFQIVQHLRGGRLVTAQKLGTWLEVSERTIYRDIADLQSTGVPIDGEAGVGYMMREGFDLPPLMFTRDEIVALVAGARMVRAFGGAAMARAADEALVKIGAVLPDAEKDRIARTEIHTPMWVVSDAAREAIDLIERAVEKRQVLTIDYSDEAGRSTARDIRPLGLWFWGKVWTLVAWCEMRDDFRAFRIDRIASVVIAGRVFKPERGKQLADFYRAVERSEDYGMAPDRAART from the coding sequence ATGCGCCGCGCCGACAGGCTCTTCCAGATCGTGCAGCATCTGCGCGGTGGCCGTCTGGTCACCGCCCAGAAGCTGGGCACGTGGCTCGAGGTTTCCGAGCGAACCATCTACCGCGACATCGCCGACCTGCAGTCGACCGGTGTGCCGATCGACGGCGAGGCCGGCGTCGGCTACATGATGAGGGAGGGTTTCGACCTTCCGCCGCTGATGTTCACGCGTGACGAGATCGTCGCGCTGGTCGCCGGCGCCCGCATGGTGCGTGCGTTTGGCGGCGCTGCCATGGCGCGGGCAGCCGACGAGGCGCTGGTCAAGATCGGCGCCGTGCTGCCCGATGCCGAAAAGGACCGCATCGCCCGCACCGAAATCCACACGCCGATGTGGGTGGTGAGCGACGCCGCCCGCGAAGCAATCGACTTGATCGAGCGCGCGGTGGAAAAACGCCAGGTGCTGACCATCGACTACTCCGACGAAGCAGGCCGCAGCACCGCGCGCGACATCCGGCCATTGGGCCTGTGGTTCTGGGGCAAGGTGTGGACGCTGGTTGCCTGGTGCGAGATGCGAGACGATTTTCGCGCTTTCCGCATTGACCGCATCGCTTCGGTTGTCATCGCCGGCCGCGTTTTCAAGCCGGAGCGCGGCAAGCAGCTCGCCGATTTCTATCGTGCGGTTGAGCGCAGCGAGGATTACGGCATGGCACCGGACCGGGCCGCGCGAACCTGA
- a CDS encoding VOC family protein, which yields MAFVPAKASAWFEIPVTDMDRARAFYGSVLQNDLILEESGPNPMAMFAAQDRMASGHVYPGKPAAPGTGPTIHLSVAAPIEDAIERVRQNGGQVVSPVISIPAGTFAYCLDPDGNSFGLFV from the coding sequence ATGGCCTTCGTCCCGGCAAAAGCCTCGGCATGGTTCGAGATCCCGGTCACCGACATGGATCGGGCGCGCGCCTTCTATGGGTCGGTGCTTCAGAATGATCTCATCCTGGAGGAGAGCGGCCCGAACCCGATGGCCATGTTCGCCGCGCAGGACCGAATGGCATCCGGGCACGTCTACCCCGGGAAACCCGCAGCACCGGGAACCGGCCCGACCATCCATCTGTCGGTTGCCGCGCCGATCGAGGATGCCATCGAACGGGTGAGGCAGAACGGCGGTCAGGTCGTCTCGCCTGTGATCTCCATTCCGGCGGGCACATTCGCCTATTGCCTCGACCCGGACGGCAACAGCTTTGGGCTCTTCGTCTAG
- the gap gene encoding type I glyceraldehyde-3-phosphate dehydrogenase, with amino-acid sequence MTVRVAINGFGRIGRNILRAIHESGRKDIDVVAVNDLGPVETNAHLLRFDSVHGRFPHEVTVDGDQITVGTEKFKVTAIKDPTQLPWKELGIDIALECTGIFTARDKAAAHLTAGAKRVLVSAPAEGADLTVVYGINHDKLTKDHIVISNASCTTNCLAPLAAVLHEAVGIEKGMMTTIHSYTGDQPTLDTMHKDLYRARAAALSQIPTSTGAAKAIGLVLPDLKGKLDGISIRVPTPNVSVVDFKFIAKRPTTVQEINEAVIAASNGKLKGILAVTHHPNVSIDFNHDPHSSIMALDQTKVMDGNFVSVLSWYDNEWGFSNRMADTAVAFGKTIA; translated from the coding sequence ATGACCGTCAGAGTTGCCATCAACGGATTCGGCCGCATCGGCCGCAACATCCTGCGCGCCATCCACGAATCCGGCCGCAAGGACATCGACGTCGTCGCCGTCAACGACCTCGGCCCGGTCGAAACCAACGCGCATCTGCTGCGCTTCGACAGCGTGCATGGCCGCTTCCCGCATGAAGTGACGGTTGACGGTGACCAGATCACCGTCGGCACCGAAAAATTCAAGGTCACCGCGATCAAGGACCCGACGCAGCTGCCGTGGAAGGAACTCGGCATCGACATCGCGCTCGAATGCACCGGCATCTTCACCGCCCGCGACAAGGCCGCCGCGCATCTGACCGCCGGCGCCAAGCGCGTGCTCGTCTCGGCGCCTGCAGAGGGCGCCGACCTCACCGTCGTTTATGGCATCAACCATGACAAGCTGACCAAGGACCACATCGTCATCTCGAACGCCTCCTGCACCACCAACTGCCTGGCGCCGCTGGCAGCCGTGCTGCATGAGGCCGTCGGCATCGAGAAGGGCATGATGACGACGATCCACTCCTACACCGGCGACCAGCCGACGCTGGACACCATGCATAAGGATCTCTACCGCGCCCGCGCCGCGGCCCTGTCGCAGATCCCGACCTCGACCGGCGCGGCCAAGGCGATCGGCCTGGTGCTGCCCGACCTCAAGGGCAAGCTCGACGGCATCTCCATCCGCGTACCGACGCCGAACGTCTCGGTCGTCGATTTCAAGTTCATCGCCAAGCGGCCGACGACCGTACAGGAGATCAACGAGGCGGTGATCGCCGCCTCCAACGGCAAGCTGAAGGGCATTCTCGCCGTCACCCATCACCCGAACGTATCGATCGACTTCAACCACGATCCGCATTCCTCGATCATGGCGCTCGACCAGACCAAGGTCATGGACGGCAACTTCGTTTCGGTGCTGTCCTGGTACGACAATGAATGGGGTTTTTCCAACCGCATGGCCGACACCGCCGTCGCGTTCGGCAAGACCATCGCCTGA
- a CDS encoding potassium/proton antiporter — translation MEHAIYLVTLVGAALVVAAAFSSLIAFRFGAPLLLLFLCIGLATGTDGLGIQFDNARLAYFAGSLALAVILFDSGFGTPLNALRQAAGPALSLATIGVLLTTGLFGVVAHYLLDLSWLESFLLGAAVASTDAAAVFFLLRAGEINLRERVRSTLEVESGTNDPIAIFLTISLVEIIAANANPEARVLVTDLVLGFLLNMGLGAIVGIFGGLAIVRLVDRLNLDHGLLPIFVLTLSLMVFAAAGAIGGSGFLAVYLAGLIAGNSDIRAVTILKRFQDGMSWLAQIIMFLILGLFATPSQFPAILLPAVLLGLFLIFVARPIAVWLCLMPFRLPRPEVAFVSWVGLRGAVSILLAITPLLGGLENGRLIFNTAFIVVLVSLVIQGWTVGPLARRLGLIVPARLGPLDKVELELPGSAHHELLAYRVAPGSPVARGERIPRWARPSLVLRDGRSMRFQDMGRLAAGDHVYIFVPDRYPALLDKLFASRAVVDPEDADFFGAFAVDPARSAAELEAAYAPGLTEEERKLTVGDLVTERLGGHAEYADRVLIGPIELIVRDVDDKGKITGLGLSLEPTAPVARVPVFLSAGEIADRIVAFVRNWRKRIKKRSAEPPADAEPAPQPLVEKATDGG, via the coding sequence ATGGAGCATGCGATCTATCTCGTGACACTGGTCGGCGCCGCACTGGTCGTTGCCGCCGCGTTTTCGAGCCTGATCGCCTTCCGCTTCGGCGCCCCTCTCTTGCTGCTGTTTCTCTGCATTGGCCTGGCCACGGGAACCGACGGCCTCGGCATCCAGTTCGACAATGCGCGGCTGGCTTATTTTGCCGGCTCACTGGCCCTGGCGGTCATCCTGTTCGATTCCGGTTTCGGAACGCCGCTCAACGCTTTGCGGCAGGCGGCCGGACCGGCACTGTCGCTGGCGACTATCGGCGTCCTTTTGACCACTGGCCTGTTCGGCGTCGTCGCCCACTATCTGCTCGATCTCAGCTGGCTGGAATCCTTCCTGCTCGGGGCCGCTGTCGCGTCGACCGACGCGGCAGCCGTGTTCTTCCTGTTGCGCGCCGGCGAGATCAATTTGCGCGAACGCGTGCGTTCGACGCTCGAGGTGGAATCCGGCACCAATGATCCGATCGCCATCTTTCTGACCATCAGCCTGGTCGAGATCATCGCCGCTAATGCCAATCCCGAGGCCAGGGTGCTGGTTACCGACCTCGTACTCGGCTTCCTTCTCAACATGGGGCTTGGCGCCATTGTCGGCATTTTCGGCGGCCTCGCCATCGTGCGCCTTGTCGACCGGCTCAATCTCGACCACGGGCTGCTGCCGATCTTCGTGCTGACGCTGTCGCTGATGGTGTTCGCCGCTGCCGGCGCCATTGGCGGCTCCGGGTTTCTGGCGGTCTATCTTGCCGGCCTCATCGCCGGCAATTCCGACATCCGCGCCGTCACCATCCTCAAGCGCTTCCAGGACGGCATGTCGTGGCTGGCACAGATCATCATGTTCCTGATCCTCGGCCTGTTCGCGACGCCCTCGCAATTTCCGGCGATCCTGCTGCCGGCGGTGCTGCTGGGCCTGTTCCTGATATTCGTGGCACGGCCGATCGCCGTCTGGCTTTGCCTGATGCCGTTCCGTCTGCCGCGCCCGGAAGTCGCCTTCGTCTCATGGGTGGGCCTGCGTGGCGCCGTGTCGATCCTGCTCGCCATCACGCCCCTGCTTGGCGGCCTTGAGAACGGCCGCCTCATCTTCAACACCGCCTTCATCGTCGTGCTGGTGTCACTGGTCATCCAGGGATGGACCGTCGGACCGCTGGCGCGCCGCCTCGGCCTGATCGTGCCGGCCCGCCTGGGTCCGCTGGACAAGGTCGAACTCGAATTGCCTGGCTCCGCCCATCACGAGCTTCTCGCCTATCGCGTAGCACCTGGCAGCCCGGTGGCGCGCGGCGAGCGCATTCCGCGCTGGGCGCGGCCGTCGCTGGTGCTGCGCGACGGGCGCTCGATGCGCTTCCAGGACATGGGCAGGCTCGCCGCCGGCGACCATGTCTACATCTTCGTGCCGGATCGCTATCCGGCCTTGCTCGACAAGCTGTTCGCCAGCCGCGCCGTGGTCGATCCCGAGGATGCGGACTTCTTCGGCGCCTTCGCCGTCGATCCGGCGCGCTCCGCCGCGGAACTGGAAGCCGCTTACGCGCCGGGCCTGACCGAGGAGGAACGCAAGCTGACCGTCGGTGACCTGGTGACGGAGCGGCTCGGCGGCCATGCCGAATATGCCGACCGCGTGCTGATTGGTCCGATCGAACTGATCGTCCGCGACGTCGACGACAAGGGCAAGATTACTGGTCTCGGTCTTTCCCTCGAGCCGACCGCGCCGGTGGCACGGGTGCCGGTGTTCCTGAGTGCCGGCGAAATCGCCGACCGCATCGTTGCCTTTGTGCGCAATTGGCGCAAGCGGATCAAAAAGCGGAGTGCCGAGCCGCCGGCGGACGCGGAACCCGCTCCACAGCCGCTGGTGGAAAAGGCAACCGACGGGGGCTGA
- a CDS encoding DJ-1/PfpI family protein yields MSEQKTIGVLFINRFADWEYGLLAASAVEWFGARAVSLTPNGKPVTSASGFVLTPDRSAEVDENTDLDAVAVVGSDQWVDAPPDISGLLTAIATRGGVVGGICAGTLALARAGLFDKAKHTSNGRDWINEKEPGYPGAQNYLDVPYAVADGRIVSAPGSAPGTFALAYLKTLYPQRSSDLAQMRTLFAKEYAEGEHAEAS; encoded by the coding sequence ATGTCCGAACAGAAGACCATCGGCGTCCTATTCATCAATCGCTTCGCCGACTGGGAATACGGCTTGCTGGCGGCTTCGGCGGTCGAATGGTTCGGTGCGCGCGCGGTGTCGCTGACGCCGAACGGCAAGCCGGTGACCTCGGCCAGCGGATTTGTGCTGACGCCCGATCGCTCCGCCGAGGTTGATGAAAACACCGATCTCGACGCCGTCGCGGTCGTCGGCTCCGACCAGTGGGTCGATGCACCGCCTGATATCTCCGGACTGCTGACGGCAATTGCGACGCGCGGCGGCGTGGTCGGCGGCATCTGCGCCGGCACGCTGGCACTGGCGCGTGCCGGCCTGTTCGATAAAGCCAAACACACCAGCAATGGTCGTGACTGGATCAATGAAAAGGAACCGGGCTATCCGGGCGCTCAGAACTATCTGGATGTGCCCTACGCCGTCGCCGACGGCCGCATCGTGTCTGCGCCGGGTTCGGCTCCCGGCACCTTCGCTCTTGCCTATTTGAAGACGCTCTATCCCCAGAGAAGCAGCGATCTCGCACAGATGCGTACGCTGTTCGCCAAGGAGTATGCCGAAGGGGAACATGCTGAAGCCTCCTGA
- a CDS encoding class I fructose-bisphosphate aldolase yields the protein MSERLEDIAAAMVADGKGLLAADESSGTIKKRFDVIGVESTADSRRDYREMMFRAKEAMTRYISGVILYDETIRQKAADGTPLVDIIKATGAIPGIKVDAGAKPLAGYPGDTITEGLDGLRERLADYYKLGARFAKWRAVIDIDVAKGVPSATSIGSNAHALARYAALCQEAGIVPIVEPEVLMDGAHDIGTCYEISKATLTKLYTELYAARVVLEGTILKPNMVLAGKKSGKTSSPEEVAEKTIKLFRETVPAAIGGIAFLSGGQSDEEATANLNAINAIGPHPWKLTFSYGRALQAAPQKAWSGKAANVAAAQAAFAHRAHMNHLAALGKWQPELEQAA from the coding sequence ATGAGCGAACGTCTCGAGGACATTGCCGCCGCGATGGTGGCCGACGGCAAGGGTCTTTTGGCCGCCGACGAAAGCTCCGGCACCATCAAGAAGCGCTTCGACGTGATCGGCGTCGAATCGACCGCCGACAGCCGCCGCGACTATCGCGAGATGATGTTCCGCGCCAAGGAGGCGATGACCAGATACATTTCCGGCGTCATCCTCTATGACGAGACCATCCGCCAGAAGGCCGCGGACGGCACGCCGCTCGTCGACATCATCAAGGCGACCGGCGCCATCCCAGGCATCAAGGTCGATGCCGGCGCCAAGCCCCTGGCTGGGTACCCCGGCGATACGATCACCGAAGGCCTCGACGGCTTGCGCGAGCGGCTCGCCGACTATTACAAGCTCGGCGCCCGTTTCGCCAAATGGCGTGCGGTGATCGACATCGACGTCGCCAAAGGCGTGCCTTCCGCCACGTCGATCGGCTCGAACGCGCATGCGCTCGCCCGCTATGCGGCGCTTTGCCAGGAGGCCGGCATCGTGCCGATCGTCGAGCCGGAGGTGCTGATGGACGGCGCCCATGACATCGGCACCTGCTACGAGATCAGCAAGGCAACGCTGACAAAACTCTACACCGAGCTCTACGCGGCCCGCGTCGTCCTCGAAGGCACCATCCTGAAGCCGAACATGGTTCTCGCCGGCAAGAAGTCGGGCAAGACCAGCAGCCCCGAGGAAGTCGCCGAAAAGACCATAAAACTGTTCCGCGAAACGGTGCCGGCCGCGATTGGGGGGATCGCCTTTCTCTCCGGCGGGCAATCGGACGAGGAGGCGACCGCCAACCTCAATGCCATCAATGCCATCGGCCCGCATCCATGGAAATTGACTTTCTCCTACGGCCGCGCCTTGCAGGCGGCGCCACAGAAGGCGTGGAGCGGCAAGGCGGCCAACGTCGCCGCTGCCCAGGCCGCCTTCGCCCACCGCGCCCACATGAACCATCTGGCCGCGCTTGGAAAATGGCAGCCGGAACTGGAACAGGCCGCCTGA